Proteins encoded by one window of Deltaproteobacteria bacterium:
- a CDS encoding acyl-CoA/acyl-ACP dehydrogenase, translating into MDFEHGPDLLIFQQKARAFIRQYMAPEIDEYDRKSVFPRETFKKFGAQGFLGASVPKDFGGQGLGTPGYCLLCEELGRLGAGAIHNGIFQTQKMILVCGSEELKQIYLPGLCSGDIHAATAISEPDMGSSFAMMTTSAGRDGAFYVLNGEKTHINDAAEADLINVFAKTDAGLSVFLVEKGTAGFFVTQKLDPMGLRSSPIYAVKFSECRIPETRLVGTEGGGLAVFTTTFNFSRLGNASTFIGMAREALERAVEFAKQRKIGSSYVADFQGIRWIVADLHTKLEAAVLLRDKAAYTEEAGRDVSNLSSMAKYYAGEMATEAVMSAIRVMGSHGCYRDSPFERLLRDVKALEIAGGTPEIMKNVIASSILGRVHRS; encoded by the coding sequence TTGGACTTTGAACACGGTCCGGATCTTTTGATCTTTCAGCAGAAGGCCCGGGCTTTCATCCGGCAATACATGGCGCCGGAAATCGACGAGTACGATCGCAAGTCCGTGTTTCCAAGGGAGACTTTCAAGAAATTCGGGGCCCAGGGTTTCTTGGGCGCCTCGGTTCCCAAGGACTTCGGCGGACAAGGGCTCGGTACACCCGGATATTGTCTGCTGTGCGAAGAACTGGGGCGTCTGGGAGCGGGCGCGATCCACAACGGCATTTTCCAGACACAAAAGATGATCCTGGTCTGCGGATCGGAAGAGTTGAAGCAGATCTATCTGCCGGGCCTCTGTTCAGGCGACATCCACGCAGCCACGGCGATCTCCGAGCCGGACATGGGATCCAGCTTCGCCATGATGACAACCTCCGCCGGACGAGACGGCGCCTTTTATGTACTGAATGGCGAAAAAACACACATCAACGATGCCGCCGAGGCGGATCTGATCAATGTGTTCGCCAAGACCGACGCCGGTCTGAGCGTTTTTCTGGTCGAAAAGGGAACGGCCGGTTTTTTCGTAACGCAGAAACTCGACCCAATGGGTTTGAGGAGTTCTCCGATATACGCCGTTAAATTCTCGGAGTGCCGAATCCCCGAAACCAGGCTCGTTGGAACAGAAGGAGGCGGGTTGGCCGTATTTACCACTACGTTCAACTTCAGTCGTCTGGGCAACGCCAGCACGTTTATCGGCATGGCAAGAGAAGCTCTGGAAAGAGCCGTCGAGTTTGCCAAACAAAGAAAGATAGGATCGTCGTACGTGGCCGATTTCCAAGGCATAAGGTGGATAGTGGCGGATCTCCACACCAAGCTCGAGGCGGCCGTATTGCTGCGTGACAAGGCTGCCTACACCGAGGAAGCCGGCCGGGACGTCTCGAACCTCTCCTCCATGGCGAAGTACTACGCCGGCGAAATGGCTACGGAAGCCGTGATGAGCGCCATCAGGGTAATGGGGAGCCACGGATGTTACAGGGACAGTCCGTTCGAGCGATTACTCCGGGATGTGAAAGCGCTCGAGATTGCCGGAGGTACTCCCGAAATTATGAAGAATGTAATTGCATCCTCTATTCTGGGCAGGGTGCATAGATCCTGA